One Anopheles stephensi strain Indian unplaced genomic scaffold, UCI_ANSTEP_V1.0 ucontig122, whole genome shotgun sequence DNA segment encodes these proteins:
- the LOC118515258 gene encoding uncharacterized protein LOC118515258 gives MMGEAEKECKQIEIAVQRHRKMLHYVTKKCVPLLETKLKEADEKSVAWKERALKAEGRVALLERQLEEKINQMNNYKRLYEGQYQVMIKIGSVMGEIVWKSFKSQSNVKMLIQAQETMQKYCALTKGIIDSFLMAYDSNPPPLQSMEHVFVISVLGAITNLAAFAEGRAFLAQQEEMVQLMKKMVLSQERWSFAHFRLLKRMVLTFAYNMSLEDPVAYFMLSEERLVSCVLRCLSLNDPTDVVAVAVAIIYRLLSSSLQAGIPSALPEKIPWAMIKTMRDSTDKHLGEIATSLLSVMEVSDANGF, from the exons ATGATGGGCGAGGCGGAAAAAGAGTGCAAGCAAATCGAAATCGCTGTTCAACGCCACCGGAAGATGCTGCATTACGTGACGAAGAAGTGTGTACCTTTGCTTGAAACGA AGCTAAAGGAAGCGGATGAAAAGTCTGTCGCATGGAAGGAACGAGCGTTAAAAGCGGAAGGAAGGGTTGCCCTGTTGGAGCGTCAGCTGGAggaaaaaatcaaccaaatGAACAACTACAAACG ATTGTACGAAGGACAGTATCAAGTGATGATCAAGATCGGTTCCGTGATGGGGGAAATCGTGTGGAAATCGTTCAAAAGTCAATCGAACGTAAAGATGTTAATACAAGCCCAAGAAACGATGCAAAAGTATTGTGCACTGACGAAAGGCATCATTGATTCGTTCCTAATGGCGTACGATAGCAACCCACCTCCGTTGCAGTCCATGGAACACGTATTTGTGATATCGGTTCTGGGAGCCATCACGAATTTGGCAGCATTTGCCGAAGGCCGCGCATTTCTGGCCCAGCAAGAGGAAATGGTGCAGCTCATGAAGAAGATGGTGCTGAGCCAGGAACGGTGGAGCTTTGCACACTTTCGCTTGCTGAAGCGAATGGTGCTGACGTTCGCGTACAATATGTCGCTGGAAGATCCGGTTGCATACTTCATGCTGAGCGAGGAAAGGCTTGTTAGTTGTGTGCTGCGTTGCTTGAGTTTGAACGATCCTACCGATGTGGTAGCCGTTGCGGTGGCAATTATCTATCGTTTGCTGAGCTCATCGCTTCAGGCGGGGATTCCATCGGCATTGCCCGAAAAG ATTCCGTGGGCAATGATAAAAACGATGCGGGACTCTACGGACAAACATTTGGGAGAGATTGCGACGAGTCTTCTCAGCGTTATGGAAGTCTCGGATGCAAATGGGTTCTAA
- the LOC118515259 gene encoding ribonuclease P protein subunit p29-like yields the protein MEAKSFMHSLIRPEYQGKSTENHIVRLKYFRAKNQKQPKKPTNKKKLSRKEIKELGLYTLPPDTVKYADALKLHRVWRGYYQTIFPEMQPDVTDPEYDKVIASLLKADYHGAKIQIVRSKQSSVVGMKGIVVLDTKGTFKMVSKDDKLRTIPKRDSQFEVICGDRMVTIFGKHLSARPAERAVKKLKIFAIPDL from the exons ATGGAAG CTAAATCATTTATGCACAGTTTGATACGGCCAGAGTATCAAGGGAAGTCGACAGAAAACCATATTGTGAGGCTGAAATACTTTCGTGCCAAGAACCAAAAGCAGCCAAAAAAACCGACCAATAAAAAGAAACTTTCGCGCAAAGAAATCAAAGAGCTAGGCCTGTACACCTTACCACCAGACACGGTCAAGTACGCAGATGCCTTAAAGCTGCATCGGGTGTGGCGTGGATATTATCAAACTATTTTCCCTGAAATGCAGCCAGACGTTACCGATCCCGAGTACGATAAGGTTAT AGCTAGCCTGCTGAAGGCAGACTATCACGGTGCGAAGATACAGATCGTCCGGTCGAAGCAGTCCAGCGTGGTAGGAATGAAAGGAATCGTTGTGCTGGATACGAAAGGCACCTTCAAGATGGTGTCGAAGGACGATAAATTGCGCA CGATACCGAAAAGGGATTCCCAGTTTGAAGTGATCTGCGGAGATCGGATGGTGACCATATTCGGTAAACATCTAAGTGCCCGGCCAGCGGAACGAGCAGTGAAGAagttaaaaatatttgcaattCCTGATTTATAA